Proteins encoded within one genomic window of Halodesulfurarchaeum formicicum:
- the glyA gene encoding serine hydroxymethyltransferase: MDFDPVRSSDPEVADALEGETTRQQETLAMIASENHASEAVLAAQGSALTNKYAEGYPNNRYYGGCENADTVEELARERAKELWGADHANVQPHAGTQANMAVYFSVLEPGDKILSLDLEHGGHLSHGHPVNFSGSLYEVEQYEMDPETGRIDYEGLDEHAREFEPDIIVSGYSAYPRVVDWERVQETADAVDAYHLADMAHITGLVAAGVHDNPVGIADFVTGSTHKTIRAGRGGMILTDEEYADVIDRTVFPGIQGGPLMHNIAGKAVGFGEALEPEFDEHIEQVVANARALGESMQEQGFSLVSGGTDTHLILVDLRESHPEVTGNDAAEALEEAGIVLNANTVPGETRSAKEPSGIRIGSPALTTRGFEEAEMREVGQLIGRVIDNIDDASVIEEVAAEVDRLTDDHPLYE; this comes from the coding sequence ATGGACTTCGATCCCGTCCGATCCAGCGACCCGGAAGTGGCCGACGCCCTCGAGGGCGAGACGACCCGACAGCAGGAGACACTCGCGATGATCGCCAGCGAGAACCACGCCTCGGAGGCCGTCCTCGCCGCCCAGGGCAGCGCGCTTACCAACAAGTATGCCGAGGGGTATCCGAACAATCGCTACTACGGTGGGTGTGAGAACGCCGACACCGTCGAGGAACTCGCCCGCGAGCGAGCGAAGGAACTCTGGGGGGCGGACCACGCGAACGTGCAGCCCCACGCCGGAACCCAGGCGAACATGGCCGTGTACTTCAGCGTGCTCGAACCCGGTGACAAGATCCTCTCCCTGGATCTGGAACACGGCGGCCACCTCAGCCACGGACACCCGGTCAACTTCTCGGGCAGCCTCTACGAGGTCGAACAGTACGAGATGGACCCCGAGACGGGTCGCATCGACTACGAGGGACTCGACGAACACGCTCGCGAGTTCGAACCCGATATCATCGTCTCCGGATACTCGGCCTACCCCCGGGTCGTCGACTGGGAGCGCGTACAGGAGACCGCCGACGCCGTCGACGCCTACCACCTGGCTGACATGGCCCACATCACCGGCCTGGTCGCCGCCGGCGTCCACGACAACCCCGTCGGGATCGCCGACTTCGTCACCGGATCGACACACAAGACGATCCGCGCCGGTCGTGGCGGCATGATCCTCACCGACGAGGAGTACGCCGACGTGATCGACCGGACCGTGTTCCCGGGGATCCAGGGCGGCCCGCTCATGCACAACATCGCCGGGAAGGCAGTTGGCTTCGGCGAGGCCCTGGAGCCCGAGTTCGACGAGCACATCGAGCAGGTCGTCGCCAACGCTCGCGCCCTGGGCGAGAGCATGCAGGAGCAGGGCTTCTCGCTGGTCTCCGGCGGCACCGACACGCATCTGATCCTGGTCGACCTCCGGGAGTCCCACCCCGAGGTTACCGGGAACGACGCCGCAGAGGCCCTCGAAGAAGCGGGCATCGTCCTGAACGCCAACACCGTTCCGGGGGAAACCCGCTCGGCGAAAGAGCCCTCGGGAATCCGTATTGGATCACCGGCGCTCACCACCCGTGGGTTCGAGGAGGCAGAGATGCGCGAGGTCGGCCAGCTGATCGGGCGGGTCATCGACAACATCGACGATGCGAGCGTCATCGAGGAGGTCGCCGCGGAGGTCGACCGGCTTACCGACGATCACCCGCTCTACGAGTAG
- a CDS encoding DUF7117 family protein — protein sequence MEVRGIRECKDCGTQWSYYETGSPACPACGSLYSVGISDRALHTDRPADLDLTAAIDALADGDDRAAGDAAAETARTYVHRRGFINAGELQPLSATYVAAHEIRHVAALLDRATPTGIDGETVDREYVTALFEAASEGRRPPASAVPESMIGPRGLGVADAIRDYHDGLKTWLDGTDADRDVDSYLERLDSHVRRIRALDGSIDPAEGERLLAAARSLGDYLANGDGDLQAVDEALGAVT from the coding sequence ATGGAGGTACGGGGGATCCGCGAGTGCAAGGACTGTGGCACCCAGTGGTCGTACTACGAGACGGGGAGCCCCGCGTGTCCGGCGTGCGGGAGTCTCTACAGTGTCGGCATTTCCGATCGCGCGCTACACACGGATCGGCCGGCCGACCTCGATCTCACGGCCGCCATCGACGCACTGGCGGACGGGGATGACCGGGCTGCCGGCGACGCCGCCGCGGAAACCGCACGGACCTACGTCCACCGGCGGGGGTTCATCAACGCCGGCGAACTACAACCGCTCTCCGCGACCTACGTCGCGGCCCACGAGATCCGACACGTCGCGGCCCTCCTGGACCGAGCCACACCCACCGGGATCGACGGCGAGACCGTCGACCGGGAGTACGTGACGGCGCTGTTCGAAGCCGCGAGCGAGGGGCGACGCCCCCCGGCGTCGGCGGTTCCCGAATCGATGATCGGCCCCCGCGGACTCGGCGTGGCGGACGCGATCCGGGACTATCACGACGGGCTCAAGACCTGGCTCGATGGGACCGACGCCGATCGAGACGTGGATAGCTACCTCGAACGCCTCGACAGTCACGTTCGCCGGATCAGGGCTCTGGATGGCTCGATCGATCCGGCAGAAGGAGAGCGGTTATTGGCGGCAGCTAGGAGCCTCGGAGACTACCTCGCGAACGGCGACGGGGACCTGCAGGCCGTCGACGAGGCGCTCGGCGCCGTCACGTAG
- a CDS encoding PadR family transcriptional regulator — MYDLTGFQRDLLYVVAGLDDPHGLAIKDELEQYYESEIHHGRLYPNLDTLVEKGLIDKGERDQRTNYYTVTRRGRREIQARREWELDYVDLE; from the coding sequence ATGTACGACTTAACGGGCTTTCAGCGAGACCTCCTGTACGTGGTCGCCGGCCTCGACGACCCACACGGCCTCGCGATCAAGGACGAACTCGAACAGTACTACGAGTCGGAGATCCACCACGGCCGGCTCTATCCCAACCTCGATACGCTGGTCGAGAAGGGGCTCATCGACAAGGGCGAACGCGACCAGCGGACGAACTACTACACGGTCACTCGTCGGGGCCGCCGGGAGATTCAGGCCCGCCGGGAGTGGGAACTGGACTACGTCGACCTGGAGTAG
- a CDS encoding AI-2E family transporter, producing the protein MDTVRPLDRDRLGWWAIALALGALVVYLLYSFLGTFVFGIFVYYATRPIHRRLRRIIKQRSISAAVSLVAIAIPVLLLAFYTIALAMQELNRLLESGELSLLPLESLLQPYFDISSVIFDPATIITQENAIEGLRTVLREAGTYLEFFGKGALHLVVIIILAFYLLRDDNRLADWWRQRFADKEGVMEAYMTRVDRDFSNIFFGNILNAILTGIIGSISYTALNFVSPAAISLPYPTLLGLLTGIASLIPVIGIKIVYVPVAIYLLVMTAGMPAVLWFTIAFVVVSFVVVDVIPDLVLRPYVSGRNLHLGMVMLAYIFGPLLFGWYGLFLGPMLLVLLVHFVALVLPELLAGAPIQPETVPDPLAPPEPEVENERDEPGETEESAG; encoded by the coding sequence ATGGACACGGTTCGCCCCCTCGATCGCGACCGACTCGGGTGGTGGGCCATCGCGCTGGCACTCGGGGCGCTCGTCGTCTATCTCCTCTACTCGTTTCTCGGAACCTTTGTCTTCGGCATCTTCGTCTACTATGCGACCAGGCCGATCCACCGTCGCCTGCGGCGAATTATCAAACAGCGCTCGATCTCGGCAGCGGTCTCCCTGGTCGCGATCGCGATCCCGGTCCTGTTGCTCGCCTTCTACACGATCGCACTCGCGATGCAGGAGCTGAATCGACTCCTCGAGTCCGGCGAACTATCCCTCCTGCCGCTGGAATCCCTCCTGCAACCGTACTTCGACATCTCTTCGGTGATCTTCGACCCGGCCACCATCATCACCCAGGAGAACGCGATCGAGGGGCTCCGGACGGTGCTACGGGAAGCCGGGACCTACCTCGAATTCTTCGGCAAGGGGGCACTGCATCTGGTGGTGATAATCATCCTCGCCTTCTACCTGCTCCGTGATGACAATCGGTTAGCTGACTGGTGGCGACAGCGGTTCGCCGACAAAGAGGGAGTCATGGAGGCCTACATGACCCGGGTGGATCGGGACTTCTCGAACATCTTCTTCGGGAACATCCTCAACGCCATCCTCACGGGGATCATCGGATCGATCTCCTACACCGCGTTGAACTTCGTTTCGCCCGCTGCCATCTCGCTGCCGTATCCCACGTTGCTCGGGTTGCTCACGGGAATCGCGAGCCTGATTCCGGTCATCGGCATCAAGATCGTCTACGTTCCCGTGGCGATCTACCTGCTCGTGATGACGGCTGGCATGCCCGCCGTCCTCTGGTTTACCATCGCCTTCGTCGTGGTCTCCTTTGTCGTCGTGGACGTGATCCCGGACCTGGTGCTCCGGCCCTACGTCTCGGGGCGGAACCTCCATCTGGGCATGGTGATGCTCGCGTACATCTTCGGCCCGCTCCTCTTCGGGTGGTATGGCCTCTTCCTCGGCCCGATGCTCCTGGTACTGCTGGTGCACTTTGTCGCACTCGTGTTGCCGGAGTTGCTCGCCGGCGCGCCGATACAGCCAGAGACGGTGCCCGACCCGCTGGCCCCACCGGAACCGGAAGTCGAAAACGAGAGAGACGAGCCAGGAGAGACCGAAGAGTCGGCCGGGTAA
- a CDS encoding HhH-GPD family protein, with amino-acid sequence MSSALSLSADEREAVQAALLSWYEADHREFPWREREDPYAILVSEVMSQQTQLDRIVDPWAAFLDRWPTVEALADADRADVVAFWSDHRLGYNNRARYLQEAAEQICSEFDGAFPEDPDALESLMGVGPYTATAVASFAFDTGGAVVDTNVKRVLHRAFGVPDDEAAFETAAAELLPADSAGQWNNAIMELGGVACEKTPRCDEAGCPWREWCQAYQTGDFTAPDVPTQPSFEGSRRQFRGRIIRLLGEHDQMDLDTLGHRIRVDYTPDGEHGRAWLRGLLNDLAADGLVSIDTDGQPTVQLRR; translated from the coding sequence ATGTCTTCGGCGCTTTCCCTGTCGGCTGACGAGCGAGAGGCGGTGCAGGCGGCCCTGCTATCCTGGTACGAGGCCGATCACCGGGAGTTCCCCTGGCGGGAGCGGGAGGACCCCTACGCAATTTTAGTCTCCGAGGTGATGAGCCAGCAGACCCAACTCGACCGCATCGTCGACCCCTGGGCGGCCTTTCTCGACCGCTGGCCCACTGTCGAAGCGCTCGCTGACGCCGACCGGGCCGACGTGGTCGCGTTCTGGAGCGATCACCGGCTGGGCTACAACAACCGGGCCCGCTACCTGCAGGAGGCCGCCGAACAGATTTGCTCCGAGTTCGACGGGGCGTTCCCGGAGGATCCGGACGCCCTCGAATCCCTGATGGGCGTCGGGCCCTACACCGCCACTGCCGTCGCTTCCTTTGCCTTTGATACCGGTGGTGCGGTGGTCGACACGAACGTCAAACGCGTGCTCCATCGCGCCTTCGGAGTCCCCGACGACGAGGCGGCTTTCGAGACGGCCGCTGCGGAACTTCTGCCCGCGGATTCGGCCGGCCAGTGGAACAACGCGATCATGGAACTCGGCGGGGTGGCCTGCGAGAAGACCCCGCGATGTGACGAGGCCGGTTGTCCCTGGCGGGAGTGGTGTCAGGCCTACCAGACCGGGGACTTCACCGCCCCCGACGTCCCCACCCAACCGAGCTTCGAGGGAAGCCGTCGACAGTTCCGTGGCCGAATCATCCGTCTCCTCGGCGAGCACGACCAGATGGACCTGGACACGCTTGGGCACCGAATTCGTGTGGACTACACGCCGGATGGCGAGCATGGGCGTGCGTGGTTGCGTGGCCTGCTCAACGATCTGGCCGCGGACGGCCTGGTCTCGATAGACACGGACGGGCAGCCGACGGTGCAGTTGCGACGGTAG
- a CDS encoding NADPH-dependent FMN reductase — MSPSIGAIVGSLREESVTRVGLERSLDAAAAAGADTALLDLRTYDLPVYDADHRDVGDAETLRAEIQALDAVLLGTPVYHGSYSAPLKNALDYCGFDEFEHTTVGLLAVAGGGFPLPALDHLRGVLRALDAWVLPFQAAIPDSHEALSEGRLVDSDIEERLDTLGRRIVEYANIEPDPISFEGKHNVGGDLS, encoded by the coding sequence ATGTCACCGTCCATCGGCGCGATCGTCGGCAGCCTCAGGGAGGAAAGTGTGACCCGGGTGGGCCTGGAGCGATCCCTCGACGCCGCCGCGGCCGCCGGCGCCGACACCGCCTTGCTCGATCTTCGAACCTACGACCTGCCGGTCTACGACGCGGACCATCGGGACGTCGGCGACGCCGAGACGCTTCGGGCCGAAATCCAGGCCCTGGATGCGGTGCTGCTCGGGACACCGGTCTATCACGGCTCCTACTCCGCGCCGCTGAAAAACGCCCTCGACTACTGTGGATTCGACGAGTTCGAGCACACGACCGTGGGCCTGCTGGCAGTCGCCGGTGGCGGATTCCCGCTGCCGGCACTCGATCACCTGCGGGGCGTGCTCCGTGCGCTCGATGCCTGGGTCCTGCCCTTCCAGGCGGCGATTCCGGACTCCCACGAGGCGCTTTCAGAGGGTCGGCTGGTCGATTCCGACATCGAGGAGCGGCTGGATACACTCGGGCGGCGGATCGTCGAGTACGCCAACATCGAACCGGACCCGATCAGTTTCGAAGGGAAGCACAACGTCGGCGGCGACCTGTCGTGA
- a CDS encoding thymidine kinase, which produces MRAIRENGWVEVISGSMFSGKTEELLRRLRRAEIAGQEVVAFTPAVDDRYGQAELGSHAGHTWEATVVDNTAEGVRSIPDRADGASVVAIDEANFFPEELVAVANELATAGRRVIVSGTDQTYRGEPFEPLGQLMATAEYVDKLRAICAVCGEPATRNQRLVDGEPAHVDEPTIVVGAEESYEARCRSCHEVRTD; this is translated from the coding sequence ATGCGAGCGATCAGGGAAAACGGGTGGGTCGAGGTCATTTCCGGCTCGATGTTCTCGGGGAAGACCGAGGAACTCCTGCGACGACTCCGCCGTGCGGAGATCGCCGGCCAGGAGGTCGTGGCGTTCACGCCGGCGGTGGACGACCGCTACGGGCAGGCCGAACTCGGGTCCCACGCCGGACACACCTGGGAGGCGACTGTCGTGGACAACACGGCCGAGGGGGTGCGCTCGATTCCCGACCGGGCCGACGGCGCCTCGGTCGTCGCCATCGACGAGGCGAACTTCTTCCCCGAGGAACTGGTCGCCGTCGCAAACGAGCTAGCGACCGCCGGTCGCCGCGTGATCGTCAGCGGGACCGACCAGACCTACCGAGGCGAACCCTTCGAGCCGCTGGGGCAACTCATGGCGACCGCCGAGTACGTCGACAAACTCCGGGCGATCTGTGCGGTCTGTGGCGAGCCGGCCACCCGCAATCAGCGCCTGGTCGACGGCGAACCCGCACACGTCGACGAGCCGACGATCGTGGTCGGTGCCGAAGAGTCCTATGAGGCGCGGTGTCGAAGCTGCCACGAGGTCCGAACGGACTGA
- a CDS encoding DHH family phosphoesterase, which yields MGTCVICGSPADGDVCSTHEEDVFFEFRGQHPNQLTPNRYYRGTVDGFAEFGVFVDIGPVTGLLHRSEIPKRLESLDWDAGDAVFVQVLDVHDNGNIDLGWSLRQEPREFRGRLIDDPDVGAPVLPEKADGEDDTEEPAAEDELGEPSAVDRDDSETSTTDGGQAKSAQPIESKDAEAEAVDETEPTGEETGTEAAEEPDTAQVEESDTESTADEEEPARVPVVDLDAALDETVVVEGTVSDVRQTAGPTVFQVEDETGVVDCAAFEEAGVRAYPAVEVDDVVRIVGIVEEHRGDVQVETEELSVLEGPAADRVADRRETALAERAEPTSTTLLVEDPSVAAIQEDLVAAATTIRRAVIESRPVVIRHTATLEGYVGGTALERALLPLIREEHAEAGAEYHYVDRRPLSDPIYDVEAATSDVTDMLEAADRHDETQPLFVLVDAGSTLESVDGLSLLSIYDAGSVVVDGGYADADATDTADVLVSPTAAGGSPLSTGVLGSHLAALVNDAVREDLAHLPATSFWTEPPEIYADLASDAGFDLDATTDIRNAVALEAFYQSYEDKRELISDLFWAENNAALATPLSEQFETKLETELATARPHLERREDDGVQIDVLDVAEYTHRYDFPPTELLLAELHRREAEASGPMVTIALDEDELFLERSTALDVRAIGEAVADRVPGGGVTPRGGRDGRIEFLSGRREAVLEAVIEEVSVWLG from the coding sequence ATGGGTACGTGTGTTATCTGTGGGTCCCCTGCTGACGGCGACGTCTGTAGCACGCACGAAGAGGACGTGTTCTTCGAGTTTCGTGGGCAGCACCCGAACCAACTGACGCCGAATCGCTACTACCGCGGCACCGTCGATGGCTTCGCCGAGTTCGGCGTCTTCGTCGACATCGGGCCCGTGACGGGACTGCTCCACCGCAGTGAGATCCCCAAACGCCTGGAATCGCTCGACTGGGACGCTGGAGACGCCGTCTTCGTCCAGGTCCTGGACGTTCATGACAACGGCAATATCGACCTCGGCTGGTCGCTCCGCCAGGAGCCCCGGGAGTTCCGCGGCCGGCTGATCGACGACCCCGACGTTGGCGCGCCCGTCCTGCCGGAGAAAGCCGACGGCGAGGACGACACGGAGGAACCGGCGGCCGAAGACGAGCTCGGCGAGCCGTCAGCTGTCGACCGCGACGATTCGGAGACGAGCACGACTGACGGCGGCCAGGCGAAGAGCGCCCAGCCTATCGAGTCGAAGGACGCTGAGGCCGAAGCAGTCGACGAGACTGAACCGACTGGTGAGGAGACCGGCACGGAAGCGGCCGAAGAACCGGACACGGCGCAGGTCGAAGAATCGGACACGGAATCGACAGCCGACGAAGAAGAACCCGCTCGCGTCCCGGTCGTCGACCTTGACGCGGCGCTTGACGAGACGGTCGTCGTCGAAGGCACAGTCTCGGACGTGCGACAGACTGCCGGGCCGACGGTCTTCCAGGTCGAGGACGAGACGGGCGTCGTGGACTGTGCGGCCTTCGAGGAGGCCGGCGTTCGAGCCTACCCGGCCGTCGAAGTCGATGACGTGGTTCGAATCGTCGGTATCGTCGAAGAGCATCGTGGGGACGTCCAGGTCGAGACCGAGGAGCTGTCGGTTCTGGAGGGGCCAGCAGCCGACCGCGTGGCCGACCGCCGCGAGACGGCGCTGGCCGAGCGAGCCGAACCCACCTCGACGACCTTGCTGGTCGAGGATCCCTCCGTCGCCGCCATCCAGGAGGATCTGGTTGCCGCCGCGACGACGATCCGACGGGCCGTCATCGAGTCCCGGCCGGTCGTCATTCGACACACGGCGACTCTGGAAGGGTACGTCGGCGGCACGGCCCTGGAACGGGCGTTGCTCCCGTTGATCCGGGAGGAACACGCCGAAGCCGGCGCGGAGTATCACTACGTCGATCGTCGTCCGCTCTCGGATCCGATCTACGACGTGGAAGCCGCGACCAGCGACGTGACCGACATGCTGGAGGCCGCGGACCGCCACGACGAGACCCAGCCGCTTTTCGTCCTGGTCGATGCCGGCTCGACGCTCGAATCCGTTGATGGCCTCTCGCTGCTCTCGATCTACGACGCCGGCAGCGTCGTGGTCGATGGCGGCTACGCCGACGCCGACGCGACCGACACCGCAGACGTGCTCGTGAGTCCGACGGCTGCTGGCGGGAGCCCCCTCTCGACTGGCGTTCTGGGCTCGCACCTGGCCGCCCTCGTCAACGACGCGGTCCGCGAGGACCTCGCGCACTTGCCGGCGACGAGCTTCTGGACCGAACCGCCCGAAATCTATGCCGACCTGGCCAGCGACGCCGGGTTCGACCTGGACGCGACCACCGACATTCGGAACGCGGTGGCCCTGGAGGCCTTTTACCAGTCCTACGAGGACAAGCGCGAACTCATCAGCGACCTGTTCTGGGCGGAGAACAATGCCGCGCTCGCAACCCCGCTCAGCGAGCAGTTCGAGACGAAGCTAGAGACCGAACTCGCGACCGCTCGTCCCCACCTCGAACGCCGCGAGGACGACGGCGTACAGATCGACGTGCTCGACGTGGCCGAATACACCCACCGCTATGACTTCCCGCCGACCGAGCTCCTGCTGGCGGAACTCCACCGCCGAGAGGCAGAAGCGTCCGGCCCGATGGTGACCATCGCGCTCGACGAGGACGAACTGTTCCTCGAGCGCTCGACCGCACTCGACGTTCGAGCCATCGGCGAAGCCGTTGCCGACCGGGTTCCGGGCGGCGGCGTGACTCCCCGGGGCGGCCGGGACGGCCGCATCGAATTCCTCTCGGGTCGCCGCGAGGCGGTCCTGGAGGCCGTGATCGAGGAAGTTTCGGTCTGGCTGGGCTGA
- a CDS encoding tRNA uridine(34) 5-carboxymethylaminomethyl modification radical SAM/GNAT enzyme Elp3: MNAEGERRFERACRDVVTRILDGEVERDDVEQAKLAACGEHSSPKVPTNGDLLQAAPDGTRDELEPILRRKPVRTASGVTPVAVMTSPEPCPHGKCLYCPGGPASEFSSAQSYTGHEPAAARAEQNDYDPYGQVRLRLAQLRHIGHPVDKVELIVMGGTMTARDPTYQEWFVKRALQAMNEFDPENPPAATEGESFAQDPEDVTEADLETVIRENETAAVRNVATTFETKPDWVGPEQIDRMLRLGVTKVEVGVQTTFEAVNREMHRGHGVQDAIDAGRRLRDAGFKVGFHLMPGQPGTSVAMAREDARRLFADQRFRPDYLKIYPTLVVRGTRIYDMWRRDEYDPLTNEQAAELVAEIKAELPPYVRLQRVQRDIPADFIEAGVWKSNLRQLARKRMADHGWECDCVRCREVGMNDAEPTGVTLDVQTYEAGDGTEHFISFEDPDADLLVGFTRLRFPGAPRREELADAALIRELHVYGDEVGLGDTEGGFQHQGYGRKLLQKAESLAREAGYEKLVVIAGIGAREYYREHLGYERDGPYVSKPL; this comes from the coding sequence ATGAACGCGGAGGGCGAGCGACGGTTCGAGCGGGCCTGCCGGGACGTCGTCACCCGGATTCTCGACGGTGAGGTCGAACGTGACGACGTCGAGCAGGCGAAACTGGCGGCCTGTGGCGAGCATAGCTCGCCGAAAGTCCCGACCAACGGCGATCTACTGCAAGCCGCGCCTGACGGCACCAGGGACGAGCTTGAACCGATCCTCCGCCGGAAACCCGTCCGGACCGCCTCCGGCGTAACCCCGGTCGCGGTCATGACCAGCCCCGAGCCCTGCCCCCACGGAAAGTGCCTGTACTGCCCGGGTGGGCCGGCCTCGGAGTTCTCCTCCGCACAGAGTTACACCGGTCACGAGCCAGCGGCGGCCCGGGCCGAGCAGAACGACTATGACCCGTACGGCCAGGTTCGGCTCCGACTGGCTCAGTTGCGACACATCGGTCACCCGGTCGACAAGGTAGAACTCATCGTGATGGGCGGGACGATGACCGCTCGCGATCCGACGTATCAGGAGTGGTTCGTGAAACGCGCGCTCCAGGCGATGAACGAGTTCGATCCGGAGAACCCACCGGCCGCGACCGAGGGTGAGAGCTTCGCGCAGGACCCCGAGGACGTGACCGAGGCGGACCTGGAGACGGTCATCCGGGAGAACGAGACGGCCGCGGTGCGCAACGTGGCGACGACCTTCGAGACCAAGCCCGACTGGGTCGGCCCGGAACAGATCGACCGGATGCTCCGGCTGGGGGTGACGAAAGTCGAAGTGGGCGTGCAGACCACCTTCGAGGCCGTCAACCGCGAGATGCACCGGGGGCATGGCGTCCAGGACGCTATCGACGCCGGACGGCGGTTGCGGGACGCCGGTTTCAAGGTCGGGTTTCACCTCATGCCGGGCCAGCCTGGGACCTCCGTGGCGATGGCCCGGGAGGACGCCAGACGCCTTTTCGCCGACCAGCGCTTCCGGCCGGACTACCTCAAGATCTATCCCACACTCGTAGTCCGGGGCACCCGGATCTATGACATGTGGCGTCGGGACGAGTACGACCCGCTCACGAACGAGCAGGCCGCCGAACTGGTCGCCGAGATCAAGGCCGAGTTGCCGCCGTACGTCCGCCTCCAGCGCGTCCAGCGGGACATTCCGGCGGATTTCATCGAGGCGGGGGTCTGGAAGTCGAACCTGCGACAGCTAGCCCGAAAACGCATGGCCGATCACGGCTGGGAGTGTGACTGCGTGCGCTGTCGCGAGGTGGGGATGAACGACGCGGAACCCACTGGGGTCACCCTCGACGTCCAGACCTACGAGGCCGGGGATGGGACCGAGCACTTCATCAGCTTCGAGGATCCGGATGCGGACCTGCTCGTTGGCTTTACGCGGTTGCGGTTCCCGGGCGCGCCACGCCGCGAGGAACTGGCCGATGCGGCCCTGATCCGGGAATTGCACGTCTACGGGGACGAAGTCGGACTGGGCGACACCGAGGGCGGCTTCCAGCACCAGGGGTACGGGCGGAAACTCCTCCAGAAAGCCGAGTCGCTGGCTCGCGAGGCGGGCTACGAGAAACTCGTCGTGATTGCCGGCATCGGGGCCCGGGAGTACTACCGTGAACACCTGGGGTACGAGCGGGACGGCCCCTACGTGAGCAAACCGCTCTGA